In Lolium rigidum isolate FL_2022 chromosome 7, APGP_CSIRO_Lrig_0.1, whole genome shotgun sequence, the DNA window ATGTACAAGGAATTCCATTGAGGCCTGTACAACTGAAAAGCTACCCATCCTTCTCATTCTAACAATGGCATCATCCGTATATATGTTTCACCCAGAGCAATGTATAAGGATCACTGTTTAGCCTGACCTCAGCTACACCTATCTTCACAATGATCAGCTACTGCTTTTCTAGCCTGTTGCTTCTTTACGCGATTTTAAATCTCCGTACCTGTACGTCCGGGGATTGTACGACCTGTTCTGTAGCCATGAAACGATAGCCTGAACATCGTCCAAGCTCAcagccgatgaagacgatgaagACGCTTCTGGAGCCTCGGGGGCGAAGTTGGCAGGTCTTCTCCTTTGGCCTGGTGTCGATCGGATGAATGTATCCCACAGCCGATCAGTCATCTCCTCGCACATTTCCTCGCCGTCAAACGACGCCAGCTTGTCCATGATCTCTGTCATGGCCACATCAAAACCCTCGGCCTGCACAAAGATGCTGTGAGCCTCGTCAACCAGGTTGTCGTTCCGCATCAGAGATATGGCCGCGTCTGCCACCCCCTCCCGGACAAATCTGCTCCAGTTCTCCTGGGCCTCGCACAGGCTGGCGAGCGCCGTCGCCACAGTCCTCTTCACACCAATGTCTCCTACCAGGAGCAGCTCCATCAGCGGAGCAAAGCCTCCAAGCTCACCAATCTTGATCTTATTGTAGTAGTTGTCAGCCAGTAGCCCAAGGATCTGAGCACACTTGGCTCTAGTTGGCACAGGCCCTAGCAATGCCCTTGCTATCAGCACAGGTATGGCGTATCGATCGTCTCCAAGAACCTCCTTGTTGGGGCTGTAGGAAGCTGCCTTCGCAAATATTTCCAGGATAATGTTGTCCAGTTCAGGGTAAGGCTCCAGGCATGTCTCTGGCAGGACGCAGGCAAGTTTTGATATTGTCCCTGGGCTGCGACCAAGCAGATGCAGGAATGAGCACTGCTCCAGAAGGCGCAAGATAGCTTCATAATCTTCTTTAGAGTTGCTTGGGGAGTGAGCCAACACGGTGGCTTCCTTGAACAGGGCTTCCTCCTCAGGAGAGATAGCGGGTGGATCAGTAGATGCTGTCAGATCACTAATCCTGTTTGCGGCACGCCATCGCGAAATGCACCGCGCAATGAGGACATCAGGGATGAAGATGCTGTGGTTGAGAACCTCGCCGGTAACTGGACAGATGCGTTTGTGTTTGTTCCACCATTTCTCCAGTTCGGAACGATCAACAGTCTGAAGCCACACAAAAGAAGCATGCAATCAGGGAGATGAAACATACTAGTACAAGGAATAAAATCATAAAGAAGATCTCGAGATAATGCAGCTGTTCGGTTATTGTTCAATTGCTGtctcaaaaaaaataaaatggaAATGCAATGGACTAAAGAATTAAGGTCTCGGAACAAAACAACAAGCTACTCCTAAGTAGCAGAACTTGCGTTTCCATCTATTGATGCATCAAGACACAAAGCTTTTGTGTTTTCTTAGAGGGAAAACAAAAAACTACGCCAAGTCCCGAACTAATTATACATTACGCTTTTAGAAATATTTTGACAAGATTATCCTATCCAGCGTATCCCAACCGAGACAGCTTGTATATCCTTATTCGAACCAAACACGTACAGTTGCCCGTATATCAGCGGAATGGGACAAAACACAAAATTCTTGAGAAACAAACTCTAGGCATTTAACAACTAAGCAAACAACTACTCAAAGAATTTATAGTGAGAATTGATGATAGCTATCTATCTTGTTAAGCAATCTGCTCATGACCCTAGACAGAAAGAGAGTATCTGAACATTTAGGAACAATAGCATTACAGAATTTTGTGGCTGTACTGCTATGGCCAGAGATAAAATTTGCTTGCTCATCTGAACTTCTTCATCAGATATGATTCCTAAAACGGCCTTTCAAGATGAATGCAATGCCCATGTAAGAGTACTGATA includes these proteins:
- the LOC124672219 gene encoding uncharacterized protein LOC124672219, giving the protein MAGVYDWSEEGIEEDEDPGLLRRGRSARTPSSSPEHDEPIRISSSRSLSSPALRRPFGSSGSGSPSSPPSLGSSRSFGDRPAPRSVRTRRSPRAPSVRLAAAGDAGSRDDAGASTRGSYDDGDPDDLEYTVSWMRDRSARPRLTPPTDATAASASITAGQAEEDEEVPAERDQFSFPPIEAPPSVVDAADVLGQFAAQFLEATMGATAGPRTEGIKKELLLGRRVVDVAGLERWLRKAEALAELAWFTDLCSDEGSEAPPLELFECAFRALEAASSDELHRAGADARRFWIGPVAVLDFFLCPLSKKVMDDPVVVTSGKTVDRSELEKWWNKHKRICPVTGEVLNHSIFIPDVLIARCISRWRAANRISDLTASTDPPAISPEEEALFKEATVLAHSPSNSKEDYEAILRLLEQCSFLHLLGRSPGTISKLACVLPETCLEPYPELDNIILEIFAKAASYSPNKEVLGDDRYAIPVLIARALLGPVPTRAKCAQILGLLADNYYNKIKIGELGGFAPLMELLLVGDIGVKRTVATALASLCEAQENWSRFVREGVADAAISLMRNDNLVDEAHSIFVQAEGFDVAMTEIMDKLASFDGEEMCEEMTDRLWDTFIRSTPGQRRRPANFAPEAPEASSSSSSAVSLDDVQAIVSWLQNRSYNPRTYRYGDLKSRKEATG